From one Malus sylvestris chromosome 1, drMalSylv7.2, whole genome shotgun sequence genomic stretch:
- the LOC126632918 gene encoding protein LEAD-SENSITIVE 1-like → MSLLSNRISREELQPGDHIYAYRKAHAYSHHGIYVGEGRVIHFVATKEKTRSTREPQCSDCKNDPNTARGVLKTCVDCFLKGHGLLRFEYNVSHDRFKFKHKGTCSTESCDPRGETVRRASEIFNKDPTHGTGFGEYDLLKKNCEDFASYCKRGTSVSEQVVRAMSVGNSFADSSSSSSTSSAASPSGIDDADNNSKTAFLISKATSFFSSVS, encoded by the exons atgagtctATTGTCAAACAGGATTTCCAGGGAGGAGCTCCAGCCGGGAGATCACATATATGCTTATAGAAAAGCGCATGCATACTCCCACCATG GTATATACGTGGGGGAAGGTAGGGTTATTCATTTTGTTGcaacaaaggaaaaaacaagaaGTACGAGAGAGCCTCAATGCAGCGACTGCAAGAACGACCCAAACACGGCACGCGGCGTGCTGAAAACCTGCGTCGATTGCTTCCTGAAAGGTCACGGCCTTCTTCGATTCGAATACAACGTGTCTCACGATCGCTTCAAATTCAAACACAAGGGGACTTGCAGCACTGAGAGTTGTGATCCGAGAGGCGAAACGGTTCGTCGTGCCTCAGAGATTTTCAACAAGGATCCGACTCATGGGACGGGTTTCGGTGAATACGATTTGCTTAAAAAAAACTGCGAGGACTTTGCCAGCTATTGCAAAAGAGGCACGAGCGTGAGCGAGCAGGTTGTGAGGGCTATGTCTGTGGGGAACAGTTTTGCAGATTCATCAAGTAGTAGTAGTACTAGTAGTGCTGCTTCACCATCCGGAATTGATGATGCTGATAATAATTCCAAGACTGCTTTTCTTATTTCCAAGGctacttctttcttttcttctgtgTCATAA
- the LOC126632903 gene encoding protein LEAD-SENSITIVE 1-like, which produces MSLLSNRISKEELQPGDHIYTYRKLHTYSHHGIYVGEGRVIHFFKTKGKGKISSKRKPRCSDCKNDPNTARGVVKTCVDCFLKGHGLFRFEYNVSHNRFNIKNRGTCSTESCYPGGETVRRASEIFDKDPTHGTGFGEYNLLNNNCEDFASYCKRGTSVSEQAVRVWSVGNSFADSTNSSSTSSAASPSRIDDGTTSKAAFLISKATSFFSSES; this is translated from the exons atgagTCTATTGTCAAACAGGATTTCCAAGGAGGAGCTCCAGCCGGGAGATCACATCTATACTTATAGAAAACTGCATACATACTCCCACCATG GTATATACGTGGGGGAAGGTAGggttattcatttttttaaaacaaagggaaaaGGGAAAATAAGTAGTAAGAGAAAGCCTCGATGCAGCGACTGCAAGAACGACCCAAACACGGCACGCGGAGTGGTGAAAACCTGCGTCGATTGCTTCCTGAAAGGTCACGGCCTTTTTCGATTCGAATACAACGTGTCTCACAATCGCTTCAATATCAAAAACAGGGGGACTTGCAGCACTGAGAGTTGTTATCCGGGAGGCGAAACGGTTCGTCGTGCCTCAGAGATTTTCGACAAGGATCCGACTCATGGGACGGGTTTcggtgaatacaatttgcttaacaaCAACTGCGAGGACTTTGCCAGCTATTGCAAAAGAGGCACGAGCGTGAGCGAGCAGGCTGTGAGGGTTTGGTCTGTGGGGAATAGTTTTGCAGATTCAACAAATAGTAGTAGTACTAGTAGTGCTGCTTCCCCATCCAGAATTGATGATGGAACTACTTCCAAGGCTGCTTTTCTTATTTCCAAGGctacttctttcttttcttctgagTCTTGA
- the LOC126632856 gene encoding pentatricopeptide repeat-containing protein CRP1 homolog, chloroplastic-like isoform X2 translates to MFRTRSKTPGWVSLLYNRGPIKANKNTEIFGAYESMAMLVQSIWCRNSPSLSSAGSFAITPLSLFCPRCLKHSETYNFHASFTHSNRTKNAKDFKFTAPSDENTSIPNYLIAQTTGEELSGESYNNLISGFCRAGHIDQAMAVLAEMEALGVRPNSMSYAHLIEGLGSNGRTLEADVLLQEMICSGLRPRIRVYNVMLRGCLKKGLLELATRVLAVMGDLVAEKNEETYEILLDYYVSAGRLEDTWSTINEMKRKRFRLSSFVYSKVIGLYRDNGMWKKAMDIVGEIREMGMALDKQIFNSIIDTFGKYGELDEALEVFDKMKQEGVKPDITTFNSLIRWHCKAGNISKALELFTEMQEQGLYPDPKIFVTVISRLGEQGKWDVIQKTFENMKRRGHKKSGIIYAVLVDIYGQYGKFQDAEECISALKAEGLIPSASMFCVLANAYAQQGLCHQTVKVLQLMEAEGIEPNVIMLNVLINAFGVAGRYLEALSIYHYIKESVLEIYKEMERAGCTPDRKARQVLQVALMVLQQRYCE, encoded by the exons ATGTTTAGGACTCGATCCAAGACACCAGGTTGGGTCAGCCTCCTATATAACCGCGGTCCTATAAAAGCAAACAAAAACACTGAAATCTTTGGCGCCTATGAGAGCATGGCAATGCTGGTGCAGTCCATTTGGTGTCGTAACTCACCTTCACTTTCATCCGCAGGCAGCTTCGCAATCactccactctctctcttctgtcCGAGATGCCTCAAACACTCCGAGACGTACAATTTCCACGCTTCTTTCACTCACTCGAATCGTACCAAGAACGCGAAagatttcaaatttacagcacccAGTGACGAAAACACTTCAATTCCGAACTACCTAATTGCTCAAACCACCGGAGAGGAACTTTCCGGCGaatcatacaacaatttgatAAGTGGGTTCTGCAGAGCAGGGCATATCGACCAGGCAATGGCTGTTCTTGCAGAAATGGAAGCTCTCGGCGTCCGACCCAATTCGATGTCTTACGCTCATTTGATTGAGGGCCTCGGGAGCAATGGCAGGACTTTGGAGGCCGATGTGTTGCTTCAGGAAATGATATGTTCTGGGTTGAGGCCAAGAATCAGGGTTTACAATGTTATGCTCAGAGGGTGTTTGAAGAAAGGCCTCTTAGAACTTGCAACTAGAGTTTTGGCAGTAATGGGCGATTTGGTTGCGGAGAAAAATGAAGAGACGTATGAGATTCTTCTTGATTACTATGTCAGTGCCGGGAGGTTGGAAGATACTTGGTCAACGATTAATGAGATGAAGCGGAAGCGGTTTCGGTTGAGCTCGTTTGTGTATAGCAAGGTTATAGGACTTTACAGGGACAATGGGATGTGGAAGAAGGCAATGGACATTGTGGGAGAGATAAGGGAGATGGGGATGGCATTGGATAAACAGATTTTCAACAGCATTATTGATACGTTTGGGAAATATGGTGAATTGGACGAAGCTTTGGAAGTATTTGATAAGATGAAACAAGAAGGTGTGAAGCCTGATATAACGACATTTAATTCATTGATAAGGTGGCATTGTAAGGCAGGGAATATAAGCAAGGCACTTGAGTTGTTTACAGAGATGCAGGAACAGGGGTTGTATCCTGATCCAAAGATCTTTGTCACCGTTATCAGCCGATTGGGGGAGCAGGGGAAGTGGGATGTGATCCAGAAGACTTTTGAGAATATGAAACGCCGAGGGCATAAGAAAAGTGGGATAATTTATGCTGTTTTGGTTGATATTTATGGGCAGTATGGAAAATTTCAGGATGCTGAAGAGTGTATATCTGCCCTAAAAGCTGAAGGTCTTATTCCTTCAGCtagcatgttttgtgtcttagcAAATGCCTACGCTCAGCAG GGATTATGTCATCAGACAGTTAAGGTACTCCAGCTTATGGAAGCTGAGGGAATCGAACCGAACGTCATAATGCTGAATGTGCTGATCAATGCATTCGGTGTTGCTGGTAGATATTTAGAGGCGTTATCCATTTATCACTATATAAAAGAAAGT GTCCTGGAGATATACAAGGAAATGGAACGTGCCGGATGCACTCCGGATAGAAAGGCTAGACAGGTGTTACAAGTTGCTTTAATGGTCCTTCAACAGAGGTATTGTGAGTAA
- the LOC126632856 gene encoding pentatricopeptide repeat-containing protein CRP1, chloroplastic-like isoform X1 produces the protein MFRTRSKTPGWVSLLYNRGPIKANKNTEIFGAYESMAMLVQSIWCRNSPSLSSAGSFAITPLSLFCPRCLKHSETYNFHASFTHSNRTKNAKDFKFTAPSDENTSIPNYLIAQTTGEELSGESYNNLISGFCRAGHIDQAMAVLAEMEALGVRPNSMSYAHLIEGLGSNGRTLEADVLLQEMICSGLRPRIRVYNVMLRGCLKKGLLELATRVLAVMGDLVAEKNEETYEILLDYYVSAGRLEDTWSTINEMKRKRFRLSSFVYSKVIGLYRDNGMWKKAMDIVGEIREMGMALDKQIFNSIIDTFGKYGELDEALEVFDKMKQEGVKPDITTFNSLIRWHCKAGNISKALELFTEMQEQGLYPDPKIFVTVISRLGEQGKWDVIQKTFENMKRRGHKKSGIIYAVLVDIYGQYGKFQDAEECISALKAEGLIPSASMFCVLANAYAQQGLCHQTVKVLQLMEAEGIEPNVIMLNVLINAFGVAGRYLEALSIYHYIKESGFSPDVVTYTTLMKAFSRARKFDKVLEIYKEMERAGCTPDRKARQVLQVALMVLQQRYCE, from the exons ATGTTTAGGACTCGATCCAAGACACCAGGTTGGGTCAGCCTCCTATATAACCGCGGTCCTATAAAAGCAAACAAAAACACTGAAATCTTTGGCGCCTATGAGAGCATGGCAATGCTGGTGCAGTCCATTTGGTGTCGTAACTCACCTTCACTTTCATCCGCAGGCAGCTTCGCAATCactccactctctctcttctgtcCGAGATGCCTCAAACACTCCGAGACGTACAATTTCCACGCTTCTTTCACTCACTCGAATCGTACCAAGAACGCGAAagatttcaaatttacagcacccAGTGACGAAAACACTTCAATTCCGAACTACCTAATTGCTCAAACCACCGGAGAGGAACTTTCCGGCGaatcatacaacaatttgatAAGTGGGTTCTGCAGAGCAGGGCATATCGACCAGGCAATGGCTGTTCTTGCAGAAATGGAAGCTCTCGGCGTCCGACCCAATTCGATGTCTTACGCTCATTTGATTGAGGGCCTCGGGAGCAATGGCAGGACTTTGGAGGCCGATGTGTTGCTTCAGGAAATGATATGTTCTGGGTTGAGGCCAAGAATCAGGGTTTACAATGTTATGCTCAGAGGGTGTTTGAAGAAAGGCCTCTTAGAACTTGCAACTAGAGTTTTGGCAGTAATGGGCGATTTGGTTGCGGAGAAAAATGAAGAGACGTATGAGATTCTTCTTGATTACTATGTCAGTGCCGGGAGGTTGGAAGATACTTGGTCAACGATTAATGAGATGAAGCGGAAGCGGTTTCGGTTGAGCTCGTTTGTGTATAGCAAGGTTATAGGACTTTACAGGGACAATGGGATGTGGAAGAAGGCAATGGACATTGTGGGAGAGATAAGGGAGATGGGGATGGCATTGGATAAACAGATTTTCAACAGCATTATTGATACGTTTGGGAAATATGGTGAATTGGACGAAGCTTTGGAAGTATTTGATAAGATGAAACAAGAAGGTGTGAAGCCTGATATAACGACATTTAATTCATTGATAAGGTGGCATTGTAAGGCAGGGAATATAAGCAAGGCACTTGAGTTGTTTACAGAGATGCAGGAACAGGGGTTGTATCCTGATCCAAAGATCTTTGTCACCGTTATCAGCCGATTGGGGGAGCAGGGGAAGTGGGATGTGATCCAGAAGACTTTTGAGAATATGAAACGCCGAGGGCATAAGAAAAGTGGGATAATTTATGCTGTTTTGGTTGATATTTATGGGCAGTATGGAAAATTTCAGGATGCTGAAGAGTGTATATCTGCCCTAAAAGCTGAAGGTCTTATTCCTTCAGCtagcatgttttgtgtcttagcAAATGCCTACGCTCAGCAG GGATTATGTCATCAGACAGTTAAGGTACTCCAGCTTATGGAAGCTGAGGGAATCGAACCGAACGTCATAATGCTGAATGTGCTGATCAATGCATTCGGTGTTGCTGGTAGATATTTAGAGGCGTTATCCATTTATCACTATATAAAAGAAAGT GGTTTTAGCCCTGATGTGGTTACTTATACTACACTTATGAAGGCGTTTAGTCGGGCAAGGAAGTTTGATAAG GTCCTGGAGATATACAAGGAAATGGAACGTGCCGGATGCACTCCGGATAGAAAGGCTAGACAGGTGTTACAAGTTGCTTTAATGGTCCTTCAACAGAGGTATTGTGAGTAA